Part of the Chelmon rostratus isolate fCheRos1 chromosome 13, fCheRos1.pri, whole genome shotgun sequence genome is shown below.
CTCTATGGCACAAATACTCTGCATGAAACTACCTCATTGCACACTGGGTAGCCTGATAATGGCAGCGGAGCTacatcatctgcaaaacaaTGCAGTTCTGAGTCCACTGAGTGGACTGTCTATGTCCCTGGTGGAGTCCACCACTCGCAAAAGGCCATGTTCAAAGCCTCCATAGCCGGGGCGGCTACTTAGAGATGTGACCAGAAGTCCACTGGTGCCTGTCATGGTGGCAAGCTAAGATTCAGCTGGTGGACCCAACTGATGAAGGAAGCCATACGCCTATAAGAGTTCAGGAAGGTCATGAAGAGGGCCTTTTGATTTGTCTGAAATAGGATCTGGCATATCATGTTCCTTGGTCTTCTGCTCCATTGCcatcagtgttcgtggaccagtccagtttattgttgaggtgtacacccaggtatttgtactcctgCGCGACCTCAATGTCCagaccctggatgcacaccggtgtaatctgtggtgctttcctgcagaagtcaatcaccatctccttggtcttgctggcgttgatgtgcaggtggtttagtccacaccagttgacaaagttagcgatgacttccctgtattccaaatcgttcctCTGTGATACACGTCCAACGATGGCTGtttcatcagagaacttctggaggtgcagctggttgtgttgtgtctgaagtctgatgtgtagagggtgaagaggaaaggagagaggacagtACCCTGaggagccccggtgctgcaaactaccacatctgacacacagtcctgaagcctcacatactgtggtctgttggtgaggtagtcgatggtcccTGCAGTCAGGTGACAGTCGACTCCGGCACTTTGCAGccccccctcagcagtgatggctggatcgtgttaaaagcactggagaagtcaaagaacatgATCCTCACTGGGCTCCCcgtgctctccaggtgggaaagagatcgatggagcaggtagatgatggcgtcttccacaccaatgccaGGACGCtaactgtagggggtccagctcgctgctcacctGGTGACGAAGATGGttgagtataatcctctccagagtcttcatcaggtgggaagtaAAGGCTACAgacctgaagtggttgggctccctgggatgcacagtctttggcactggaaccacacaggaagtttcccacagggcaggaactctctccagactgagtctcatgttgaagatgtgctgaacgACCCCCCAGAGCTGATCTGCAGAGTACCTGATCAgcctggagctgatgccatcagggccagtagccttcctcgCCCtcatcctcctgagctccttcctcacctgatcagCTGTTATGTAGAGGCCGGGTGGGGGACAggggggtggctcctgttgggtgTGGTGGGGGGCTGGGTCCgtagtctgtgatgtggattggagggggGTGAGGTGGCGTGaggatggagctgctggtgtcagggatgccCCTGGGGGGAGAAAGGGTGTGCAGAGAGGTAACACcatctggtctgggctctggatgggggagggaacaggggtagaatcaaacctgttaaaaaaaaacaggttcagctcatttgcccattcccagTCTCCAGATTTTGGGCCCCTGGGCCCCCTTCTTGTCACTGCTGTGgtctgagatggttttcaggcccctccaaacctctctggtgtTGTACCCCagcaggcgctcctccagcttcctcctgtagctctccttAACTCtcctgatctctcttttcagctccctctgcaccctcttcaactcagttccatccccagacttaaaaacccttttcttctcgttcagtagggttttcagttcaggggacacccagggtttgttgtttagGAAACACCTTTTTGGtcggcacagtgttgtccacacagaagttaatgtagtctgtgatgcatgttgtcaaactgtcaatgtcctccctgtgaggactgcacaacacttcccattgggtggtgtcaaaacagtccctctgaccatgtcttcacatacctgATGGTCGGCTGTTGTATCATGTGTACGGTTGGTTTGGGTGTGCTAGAACCAGGAACTCAAAGAGCAGGGCCAGGAGAAAAAGTTCCAAACAGATCGCCACTAGTGCCTTACCGACTCAGGACAGTTAGCTTAAGCATATTTAAATACTTCAAAGGTTAAACTGCATAAAAGGTAAAAAATCCAACAAACATATCTGCATCACAGCAGCGGGAGCCGTCAGCAGAGCAGCGCCCCCAGAAGGATGACATACCATGCAgctaatgagacacagacaaatgtgaTGTTTGTCGAGAGGTCGAGCAGCAGTGACGGGCTCAGGGCTCTGGAGTTTTCTGAAGTTGTTTCCATGTTGGCGGAGAGTTTAATGAGATCCACGGAGGGTTGAAGCAGTCCGATAAAAACATTCCACGGACAAAGACTTGACTCGGTATCTGTGAAGGTATAAACCTGTTCAGCACAGGTGATACGTCCCTGCAGTCTTCGGTCTTCACCTGTTCATCATCGTTTCAGGGTCTCTCACATGATCTGTCTGCTTTATTGATTAACATTTTGCTTTTGAGAACCTTGATGGAGGATGAATTCAATGTAACATATATAACTCTTGATGGACATGTGGAAGTGCACAAATACAGGTATCTCTACTTCGTGATCATGTTTACGGTATATGTTCTGATCATCTGCTCTAACTCTACTGTGACGTGTCTGATCTGCATTCACCAAAACCTCCATGAGCCGATGTACATTTTCATCGCGGCTCTGTCAGTCAACTCTGTTCTTTACAGCACTGCGATCTACCCGAAGCTGCTGATTGACTTTTTATCGGAGAAGCAGATCATATCTTATTCAGCCTGTCTCTTTCAGGGTCTTACATATTACACCCTGGTCTACTCAGAGTTCTTACTGTTGGCAGCCATGTCTTACGACAGGTACGTGTCCATCTGTAAACCTCTGCAATATCCAGCTAtcatgaagaaaacaacaaccagtgtcTTGCTGGTTTTAGCTTGGCTCATGCCTGCTTGTGAGATTGCCGTGGCAGGTTCACTTACTGTCAATATAAAACTCTGTGGCTTTACTCTGAAGGGCATTTTTTGTAACAATTCACTTTTCGATCTTTATTGTGTGCACATAGAAGCACTATCTGTCTATGGTGTGGTCATTTTGCTAAATATGGCACTTCTCCCTgtgctcttcatcctcttcacatACACCAGGATATTTGTAATATCCTACAAAAGTTGCAGAGAAGTGAGgagaaaagctgcacagaccTGTTTACCTCACTTGATGGTTTTAATGaacttttcctgttttattactTACGATGTGATCATCGTTCGACTGGAAGCAGGTTTTCCAAAAACTGCACGTTTAATAATGACTTTACAAGTGATTTTGTATCACCCTCTCTTTAATCCAATCATATACGGACTAAAAATGAAGGAAATCTCTAAACACCTCAGGAGGTTGTTCTGTGTGGTCACGCTGACAGATCAACACTGTTTACTGTTGTTTCATCTGTAATGACAATGCAGCGATGTGGTTTTCGTGACGTgtttaaaggcagaatgagcaGGATTTGTAGGCGGCAGTTTGTGAACACAACTTTAAGGTGGCTCCTGGTCGAAGCCGTTCCCTGATTCACTCTCGATTTGGAACGAGCTTAGTTCGTTTCATGATCACTCTGctagtttgcatttttttttctttccatgctGCATCCGCCATTTTTGTAGTTTCCTCTTGGATGCAAGAGACATCCCAGACATcctgcatgctgatgttttccaGGCAGACAGAGGGTCTCTGCAGGTCGACACTGCACACACTTCTAGAAGTGATGATTGTTAGCAATTACTTTTGAATGAGTCTAGAAATGTTTTCAGGAAAATCCTTCTCATTTTGCCTttaattaaattgtttttagTACTAATTCAGTGTGCAGAGTGTCAGCAGCTTTCATTTTAGACATTTATATGACGTCCATGTCAGAAACATTCAGGGCCGACTGTGATAATGATTCCGGTCCAGGACAACAAACCTCCACACATTCACGGCCGACCACAGACGTTTGTTTTCAACTAAACTGCTTCAAAAGTCCTCCAAATGTCATATCTTCAGTTATAAGTTGGTCAAATGCATTTCCATAGTTCAGGCACGAGGAACAAAagtttgtgtatatatatataatttatcataaaatgtgtgtgcatttttggaGTATTTGCTTTGCACCTTGTGTTGAtcatctgtcttctttcttttgttgttgcagatTATGCAATGTggaatttaaacaaataaaattatttGCACAGAAGGAATTACATTATTTTACAcaccataaaaacacagaaactttGAGAAAACCCAGAGTTTAAAGTCAAATTTTAAAGTCAAACATATAAACATCTTGCTTGAGTTTCTCATTGTAACCAGTGTTCGTGCACTACTACATCAAATTTTACGCCGTTATAACTTGTAATATACTGTTTGATGACTGTATCTTTTCATTTGAGATGTGGAGGAATTATTCAGATGcttctgcactgaaaatgttagtaaagtaaaagtagtcgACACAGAAAAAACCTCATGTCAGTGTGATGAGTGCTGCTGATACGACTCTAATACACAACATGTAAGCAGCATGTGACTGCTGGAGCTGGTAAAGCTGAAGCTAATTGtaactgtttcattttctgtttggtAATTTAATTCAAAGCATCACATTTGATAAATTAATCTGTTTTCAATAATCCAGCacttaaataaatgcagtgaagtaaaacataatatttccctctgaactgtaGTGGAACACAAGTATAAAGGTGCATAAATTAGAAAAactcaagtacctcaaatttgtacttagTGCATTAATAACTTAAGTAAATGAACAGCTGGTTTATAGCCTGGGAAAATAAATCTGTACGGAACATTGTACCACAGATTCATGAAGTTCAGGAGAAAACTATTGAAACTGTCCACCGACTGTAGACGTGAAGGTCAGTTTACTTTCCATCATGTTTCAGTCTCCTTTTTTTAGCCACTTGTGAGGAACAGATTGAAGAAATGAACATTTGATCAGACACTCAGAACCACAATAAGATTCAGGTCCATCATCCTGTAGgttttcacagacagagagtTCACTTTGGTGTCATTCACGTATCTCACCGACTCCAACTCAGATATCACACAACCAGCTTCCCCCTCGAGGGTCGAGGCCTGCAGGTTTCTGGCATCCACATCCTCCCAGGACCTCACACAGGCGTCCAGTAAACTCCGTCatcaaaacagagcagcagtggatgGACTTCCTGCAGCACCACAGGAAGTTCAACTTTCTCCTTATACTCAATATTACGATTATACAACTTCTACCACATCTCCTAGGGAATAtattactttttattccactacatttatctgacagctgtttaCACACAATTATATGAAGAAAGGATGAGTTCATTAGTCCTCTGAATAATCTGAATGAtgtgaatgatctgaatgaagACTCACGAtgaacactgtgaaggcgtcactttggcctcatcgtcaccacatttctcactattttcacaatgtttccaaaccgaacgatcgatcgattaatggaggaaataatcagctgattgatccagaatgaaaagaatttTGTTGTTACACACAACCCAAAACCAGTCCTGCGGATTGCCAGCAGAGGGCGTGCTGAGCCCTTATCATCAGAACCAGAGCCAATTCTTTCATCCCATAATAAAAACTTGATACACACTAATGCTGTAAGATagaagaaatacaaaaagaaacatgtaCATAAAGAAAATAACGGTCTGGGTGTCGTAATCTAAACCGAGAccatcacctgaaatgtttctcaggaagctttattttgaaagtgtaaccaCGGCGACAGCGGGATGGCAGCATGTTCTTTTCACGCTGTGAAACGAAACAATGACACAGTACGGAGGGTTTATGACGCGCTTTGCATGGTTGACATTTCCTGACTGCTCTTACTTGCTTTCACTTTAGTAATATTTTAAGATAGGACTTTTATATAAGGCGTAGTATTTTTCTACTCAGTGAAAGTGCCGTCCTCTCTTCATTGGTGCCGTTCACAGGCCTCAAACAGCACACTTACTCTTTTATCTTGCAACAATCACCAGGTGAGATGAGCTGAACGCCGGTGCATGTCAGTTCAGCAGTGTGCTGCGTCTCTCAACAGTTCTTATGAACAGAAGCAGATCTTTGATCCTGGATATGACGGTGTCTATTCAGCAGTGAAACCTCTGCACTGTTGAAGACTCCTTCATGTGTTCAGGCTGTGAATGGCTGGCTGCCCGACACAGTGTTTTAGATGTGCCTTTATAGGCATGGTGTGAGTCTGTCCTCTCGGTGTACTCGGCTTCATCAGACTGTCTTTGAGGTTTTCCTTTGGACAGACCACATGTTTGGTCTGCTCTGGTAAACAAACTGAACTCCGGCTGGTCTTTTCAGACCGGCTGGATGTGTTGGTCTTATTGCGTACGGACTGGGGCTGCCTGGTCTCCTCTTTGCAGGTGGCTTCTGGTCACAGCGCCTGCAGGACAGCAGCTCAAGGACTGCTCCACACGAAGAAGTTTCAGAAGATTCAAAATATCATCACATCAACAATAATCCATCATACAGGTTTAATCTATTTAATCAAgcaatctaatctaatctaatctaatctagcTATGTGTAACTGTATGAGACTGCACTAATGTAAAACTTAAGATCGTGACATATGAGTATTGTAGTGAAGAATTTG
Proteins encoded:
- the LOC121615723 gene encoding olfactory receptor 11A1-like, with amino-acid sequence MEDEFNVTYITLDGHVEVHKYRYLYFVIMFTVYVLIICSNSTVTCLICIHQNLHEPMYIFIAALSVNSVLYSTAIYPKLLIDFLSEKQIISYSACLFQGLTYYTLVYSEFLLLAAMSYDRYVSICKPLQYPAIMKKTTTSVLLVLAWLMPACEIAVAGSLTVNIKLCGFTLKGIFCNNSLFDLYCVHIEALSVYGVVILLNMALLPVLFILFTYTRIFVISYKSCREVRRKAAQTCLPHLMVLMNFSCFITYDVIIVRLEAGFPKTARLIMTLQVILYHPLFNPIIYGLKMKEISKHLRRLFCEQKFVYIYIIYHKIYHTTSFPLEGRGLQVSGIHILPGPHTGVQ